The sequence TTTTAATTTCCTCTCCCGCTGAAAGAAATAAATATGCTTTATAAAACCCGTGTAAAATAAGGTGTGCAACGGCTGCATTAAAGAAACCTAAGCCACACTGCATTATCATAAATCCCATCTGGGCAATTGTGGAACAAGCTAATTTTTGCTTCACATTTACTTGCAACAGTTTTGTAAACTGTGCGGTTACAGCAGTAATTCCTCCAATTATAAAAAGAAGCGTAAAGGTATGTGATTCAAAAAATAAGGTAGAAAAAAATGCAAGTAGAATTCCTGCACCATTTACAAATCCAGCGTGCATAAGTGCAGAAGCAGGTGTAGGAGAAGTCATTGCCGATAGCAACCAGCGCTGAAATGGATACATAGCTGATTGTATTATCGCTGCCATAATTATAAAGATGGCTGCCATTACAGTTATATAGGTTGGAAGTGAACTAAGGTTTTGAATTATGCCATCTATATAATACATATTTGTTTGTGTTGCCAATAGCAGCAATCCTGCTCCAAGAAAAAAAGTACCCAGTAAAAAGAATTTTTGGGCATATCTGGCTGCTTCCCTAGCTTCAGCCCAAGATTTGTTTATCCCGATTAGTTTGGCCATAAAGATTCCCATAAACAACCAAGAACTTACAAAGAGAAGTATGTGGTTGGACATTAGTAAAAGCATTACGGAGAATAAAAAACCTAAACTGTTTATTGTAAAACTTAGATGATACGTAAAACCATTTAAATAATTCCGTGCATAAGTACTTACAATGGCGCTAAAAAATGTTACGGTTGTCCAGATTAAAATGGTAAAACCATTTATTTTAAAAATATCGTTCCATTGCCACAAAATAGTATTAGGTAAGTAATATAGAATTGTGAAGAGATTTGTGAAAAACAGAACCCAGAGAAAGATGGGAACGATTGTGTAAATTTTAGAAAGATGAAATGATTTTTGTTTTGGAAGCGTTTGTTTTAAATTTGATTGATTCAGGATGGCCTGCATAATTTTCAAAGTTTTTAAAAATTCA comes from Aequorivita sublithincola DSM 14238 and encodes:
- a CDS encoding proton-conducting transporter membrane subunit; protein product: MQAILNQSNLKQTLPKQKSFHLSKIYTIVPIFLWVLFFTNLFTILYYLPNTILWQWNDIFKINGFTILIWTTVTFFSAIVSTYARNYLNGFTYHLSFTINSLGFLFSVMLLLMSNHILLFVSSWLFMGIFMAKLIGINKSWAEAREAARYAQKFFLLGTFFLGAGLLLLATQTNMYYIDGIIQNLSSLPTYITVMAAIFIIMAAIIQSAMYPFQRWLLSAMTSPTPASALMHAGFVNGAGILLAFFSTLFFESHTFTLLFIIGGITAVTAQFTKLLQVNVKQKLACSTIAQMGFMIMQCGLGFFNAAVAHLILHGFYKAYLFLSAGEEIKNTNPVKPYKIVITPVQALVVLIFGAIGAVLFSYLTGKSTSMDSGIILTLIVAITVGQVTYNIVKQEIFNSFQKIIYPILLFTVGIILYALLYNAVTFLMGTMPMVDAALPISATHIIFGIIFLIGFFIMKLGIYRRWPWLYAKLLNDSQPYKKSILTSNKKSL